The proteins below come from a single Azospirillum sp. B510 genomic window:
- a CDS encoding type I polyketide synthase, which yields MSVRDLSVEERRNLGIPLVVSGATPEERQAAAQALRGEIAKVGPDGLRIFCLDRLLGAHATHRGIVLADNHSDFDRGLSRIAQGRPGRDVLLGQAVGTGRAVFVFPGQASAWSGMASGLFRVSTRFRDALVARGRLLEDRLGMNPAHILATGQDVTGLARIQGVQFALAAALADLWEAFGVTPAATLGHSVGEVGAMRLAGHLDDRDAVKLLAMWADALTRIEGRGAMASVSADAEQVRALIAPWADRIGIAAYNSPRNITVSGDADALDALLLSLARSGLWAQRVPGIEVAGHSHQVEALREQVMRDAPERVSGRRRAEFWSTIEAAPVEAAALDAAYWYQALRRPVRFEQTIARLAGEDAWVFIEASAHPVLTTLIEETLRATGSPGMAVASLDNRRDDAHAFLNALARAFVGGVAIGWAEVFDDLLGTPERGRIRQGSGDGATARIGHKAVGDASDPDVEPLDVPWLARQPEEAQKEALRSLIVREAERVLRAPFPADARAFVDAGFNSLAVVEFVGALAVATGLDLPATILYDHASPDALIALLRAELGLSSTRADASPVTVPPRAVSYEPIAIVGMACRYPGGIVDPEGLWELVGSGRSAVGDLPANRGWNLAELYDPDPDALGRISSKKGGFLRDPAGFDAAFFGISPREAAAMEPQQRLLLETSWEAIERAGLDPDNLKGRNVGVFVGVIGMEYGPLLQRAPRSAAGYSFLGKTPCVASGRISYTLGLEGPALAIDTACSSSLVAIHTACGALRDGDCDLALAGGATIMSTPGVLIDFSRQRVLSPDGRCKAFAAAADGIGLSEGVGMLMLARLSVAEARKLPILAVIRSSAVNQDGASNGLTAPNGSAQVQVIRRALAKAGLRGRDVDVIEAHGTGTTLGDPIEAHALLATYGADRNEGEPAYLGSIKSNIAHTQAAAGVAGVIKMVMAMRHGRMPLSLNIDAPSDRIAWSRGGLEPLTAMRAWPERADGPRRAAVSSFGVSGTNAHLILEASTPVSPATPQPAAPSFAPFIWPVAGRTPTALLAAAARLLDHVRSRPSLDAAAVARTLGMSRAGHPHRAAIWGGSRDALVEALENLVDGQLRPRIARSAQAVAERRGKLVFVFSGQGSQWPRMGMALATMPAFRAALDHIDAALRPFTGWSVIDVLDGAPDAPSMERVDVVQPALFAVMVALARLWRSLGILPSAVIGHSQGEIAAAHVAGILDLSQAARIVAVRSRVLHSADKARGAMANLFVSEPDARALIAPFGNELVLATFNGPRAFGVSGTAEAIDALVRHCADTGVTAKRIPGNVAPHCPALEDLRSELRGLIGPITPSAGEISFYSTVDGHSPGKPTDGALLDADYWCDNLCRPVRFSDAVAALASQDPTLSHPSFLECSPHPVLSPLIEQCAGDGAAAISTLQRGRPSHDCLAEAAARLYVAGHRPDWAALYPDAGVVDLPTYPFERRRFWIDAENGADVAAAGQRVANHRFLSAVIDLPDDQGMLATGTIGLAANPWLADHAAAGVVILPAMAYLDIVFQGAILAGGGPIAELTIPAPMRLAPEATQELRLRIGRTEADGGRPFLLHARPSGGQDKEQTAWTLHASGHLAAPGDPTTAATLDVWPPQGAEALDIAALRTRLDAAGYGYGPAFRGLERAWRRGTETFVEANLPEGLSAADHLVHPALLDTALHPIAVRSSAEPESLRLPFSISGARCRGRCGNQLRARLRETDAGAIEVVAFDADGVAVVEIGGLILREVNADGLRRLAAPTPGQDDLLEMVWTPLQPDGAPSLPATAVVGTAGIGSALSVFPHHADFQALGMAVADGAACPDLVVWEVDATERPEDGRTPATQARLACVAVVAALQGWLADDRLSQTRLLAVTRRAVAVERDEAVDMVAAATWQLLHSAQTENPERLILLDVDAPLASGEPVARLWKSGCGQAALRGGTLSRPSLRRIATQLALPRTSHWRLDVDPSLGLDGLMIREAPEAARPLAAGEIRIDVRAAGLNFYDTVYALGLIPLQQAFGAEAAGLVVEIGPGVTRMAVGDRVMVMAEGAYGPVLVADQRLAIRIDDRWTFAEAAAIPAAFVTAYRAITEVAQARAGERILIHAGAGGVGQAAIQIARHLGLEIFATAHPSKWSVLKSLGLRDDHIASSRNLDFAAAFRAATGGAGMDVVLNSLAGDFTDATLDLTAEGGRIVELGKSDIRSADDLARSHPHLSYRHLDGRGVFEPDRTAEVLDALWSMFEAGAIGPLPVVAYDVREAKAAFRLMQFGRHTGKIVLTIPRGLDPAGSVLITGATGTLGALLARHLVERHNVRSLVLASRTGPAADGADLLRRDLEAMGANVRIEACDVADPASLGRLLEQVPPTHPLTAVFHAAGALADATIGRLTPQNFEDVFRPKADAAWLLHEMTRGADLAAFVMYSSTAGTLGNPGQGNYAAANAFLDALARTRRRAGLAGLAAGWGWWQPKSGMLRSEGTADDARIARSGLAPISADHGTALLDAMLALPHAAVLASPVDLERLRANARLGSIHPLFAALAGATGTGDAALAAGAGALRARLAGKSRKRQLDQLRDLVREHAASILGLTDPASSLGDTPFRDAGLDSLMALELRNRLSWSTGLRLPATLVYDLPTPLLLAEHLRTALFPAGDTGKAAERPSGIDEDARLREILGSLTTGRLRAAGLLEPLLRLAGMEDGTPPPAETPSETKIRAASVDELLDLARMQEEIE from the coding sequence ATGAGCGTGCGGGACCTCAGCGTCGAGGAGCGGCGCAACCTCGGCATTCCGTTGGTCGTTTCCGGCGCGACCCCGGAGGAGCGGCAGGCCGCGGCACAGGCCCTGCGCGGCGAGATCGCCAAAGTCGGACCGGACGGGCTGCGAATCTTCTGCCTCGATCGCCTGCTTGGCGCGCACGCCACGCATCGCGGGATCGTGCTGGCTGACAATCACTCGGATTTCGATCGCGGATTGTCGCGGATCGCCCAGGGTCGGCCCGGTCGGGACGTCCTGCTCGGGCAAGCGGTCGGAACAGGTCGGGCCGTCTTCGTTTTTCCCGGTCAGGCGTCGGCATGGAGCGGAATGGCCTCCGGACTGTTCCGGGTCTCCACCAGGTTCCGCGACGCGCTGGTCGCGCGCGGGCGCCTTTTGGAGGACCGGTTGGGGATGAACCCCGCCCATATCCTTGCAACGGGACAGGATGTGACGGGGCTTGCCCGAATCCAGGGGGTGCAGTTCGCCTTGGCGGCCGCGCTGGCCGATCTCTGGGAGGCCTTCGGCGTGACGCCCGCCGCCACGCTCGGCCATTCCGTCGGCGAGGTCGGCGCGATGCGGCTGGCGGGCCATCTCGACGATCGGGACGCGGTGAAGCTTCTGGCGATGTGGGCCGATGCCCTGACCCGGATCGAGGGCAGGGGCGCCATGGCGTCCGTGTCGGCGGATGCCGAACAGGTCCGCGCCCTGATCGCCCCATGGGCCGACCGCATCGGAATCGCCGCGTACAATAGCCCGCGCAACATCACCGTCAGCGGGGACGCCGACGCGCTGGACGCGCTGCTCCTCTCGCTCGCGCGATCCGGCCTGTGGGCGCAGAGAGTGCCGGGCATCGAGGTGGCCGGTCATTCGCATCAGGTGGAGGCGTTGCGGGAACAGGTGATGCGGGACGCCCCGGAACGGGTGTCCGGCCGGAGGCGCGCCGAGTTCTGGTCAACCATCGAAGCCGCGCCCGTCGAAGCCGCGGCTCTCGATGCCGCCTATTGGTACCAGGCCTTGCGCAGGCCGGTCCGGTTCGAACAGACGATTGCCCGTCTTGCCGGGGAGGATGCCTGGGTTTTCATCGAGGCGAGCGCGCATCCGGTGCTCACCACCCTGATCGAGGAGACGCTGCGCGCCACCGGTTCGCCCGGAATGGCCGTCGCTTCGCTCGACAACCGCCGTGACGACGCTCACGCGTTTCTGAACGCCTTGGCGCGCGCGTTTGTCGGTGGGGTGGCGATCGGCTGGGCGGAGGTGTTCGACGATCTGCTGGGAACACCGGAACGCGGGCGCATCCGGCAAGGCTCGGGGGACGGCGCGACGGCACGGATCGGTCATAAGGCCGTCGGCGACGCGTCGGACCCGGATGTCGAACCGCTCGATGTCCCGTGGCTCGCGCGCCAACCGGAGGAGGCGCAAAAGGAGGCGCTGCGAAGCCTGATCGTTCGCGAGGCGGAGCGCGTTCTGCGAGCGCCATTCCCGGCCGACGCGCGCGCTTTCGTCGACGCCGGTTTCAACTCGCTGGCTGTCGTCGAATTCGTCGGGGCGCTCGCCGTCGCGACGGGACTCGATCTGCCCGCCACCATCCTCTACGACCATGCGTCCCCCGATGCGCTGATCGCGCTCCTGCGGGCCGAACTCGGCTTGTCCTCCACACGGGCGGACGCATCCCCGGTCACCGTGCCGCCGCGAGCAGTCTCCTATGAGCCGATCGCGATCGTCGGCATGGCCTGCCGGTATCCCGGCGGGATCGTCGATCCCGAGGGGTTATGGGAGCTCGTAGGATCCGGACGGAGCGCGGTGGGCGACCTGCCGGCCAACCGCGGCTGGAATCTGGCGGAGCTCTATGACCCCGACCCCGACGCGCTCGGCAGGATATCATCGAAGAAAGGCGGCTTCCTCCGGGATCCGGCGGGCTTCGATGCCGCGTTCTTCGGGATTTCCCCGCGCGAGGCCGCGGCCATGGAGCCGCAGCAGCGCCTGCTGCTGGAGACATCCTGGGAGGCGATCGAACGCGCCGGCCTCGATCCTGACAACCTGAAGGGCCGCAATGTCGGCGTCTTCGTCGGCGTGATCGGGATGGAGTATGGCCCGCTGTTGCAGCGCGCGCCGCGAAGCGCTGCGGGATATTCGTTCCTTGGCAAGACGCCTTGCGTCGCCTCCGGGCGGATTTCCTACACGCTCGGCCTGGAAGGACCCGCCCTGGCGATCGACACGGCCTGTTCGTCGTCGCTCGTCGCCATCCACACCGCATGCGGCGCCCTGCGTGACGGTGACTGTGATCTCGCATTGGCCGGCGGGGCGACGATCATGTCGACACCCGGCGTGCTGATCGACTTTTCGCGCCAGCGGGTGCTGTCGCCGGACGGCCGCTGCAAGGCCTTCGCGGCGGCGGCGGATGGCATCGGCCTGAGCGAAGGCGTGGGGATGCTGATGCTGGCGCGGCTTTCGGTCGCCGAGGCGCGGAAGCTGCCCATCCTGGCGGTGATCCGAAGCAGCGCCGTCAATCAGGACGGGGCGTCGAACGGCCTTACGGCGCCGAACGGAAGCGCCCAGGTGCAGGTGATCCGGCGGGCCCTCGCGAAGGCGGGGCTGCGCGGACGTGACGTCGACGTGATCGAGGCGCATGGAACCGGCACGACACTGGGAGACCCCATCGAGGCTCATGCCCTGCTGGCCACCTATGGCGCGGATCGCAACGAAGGCGAGCCGGCCTATCTCGGTTCGATCAAGTCCAACATCGCCCATACCCAGGCGGCGGCCGGCGTGGCCGGCGTCATCAAGATGGTCATGGCCATGCGCCACGGCCGGATGCCGCTCAGCCTGAACATCGATGCGCCATCCGACAGGATCGCCTGGTCCAGGGGCGGGCTCGAACCGCTCACCGCCATGCGGGCCTGGCCGGAACGCGCTGATGGGCCGCGCCGCGCCGCCGTGTCGTCCTTCGGCGTCTCGGGAACGAATGCCCATCTCATTCTCGAAGCGAGCACGCCCGTCTCGCCGGCCACGCCACAGCCCGCAGCCCCTTCCTTCGCTCCGTTCATCTGGCCGGTCGCCGGCCGGACGCCGACCGCCCTGCTGGCGGCGGCGGCACGGCTGCTGGATCATGTCCGCAGCCGGCCGAGCCTCGACGCAGCCGCCGTGGCGCGCACCCTGGGCATGTCGCGGGCGGGGCATCCGCATCGCGCGGCGATCTGGGGTGGATCGCGTGACGCGCTGGTGGAAGCGCTGGAAAACCTCGTCGACGGCCAACTACGTCCGCGGATCGCCCGATCGGCCCAAGCCGTGGCGGAGCGCCGGGGCAAATTGGTGTTCGTCTTTTCCGGTCAGGGGTCGCAATGGCCGCGCATGGGAATGGCGCTGGCGACGATGCCGGCGTTTCGCGCGGCGCTGGATCACATCGATGCGGCGTTGCGCCCATTCACCGGCTGGTCGGTCATCGACGTCCTCGACGGAGCGCCGGACGCGCCATCGATGGAGCGGGTCGATGTCGTTCAGCCGGCCCTGTTCGCGGTCATGGTCGCGCTCGCCCGGCTTTGGCGGTCGCTTGGCATCCTGCCCTCCGCCGTCATCGGACATTCGCAAGGCGAGATAGCCGCCGCCCATGTCGCCGGGATCCTCGATCTGTCCCAGGCGGCGAGGATCGTGGCCGTCCGCTCGCGTGTCCTTCACTCCGCGGACAAGGCACGCGGCGCCATGGCGAACCTGTTCGTTTCGGAGCCGGATGCCCGGGCGCTGATCGCGCCATTCGGCAACGAGCTGGTGTTGGCGACGTTCAACGGTCCCCGCGCTTTCGGGGTTTCCGGGACCGCGGAAGCGATCGACGCCCTCGTCCGCCACTGCGCCGACACCGGCGTCACGGCCAAGCGCATCCCCGGCAATGTCGCCCCTCATTGTCCGGCCTTGGAGGACCTGCGGTCGGAGCTGCGCGGGCTGATCGGTCCGATTACGCCGAGCGCGGGCGAGATCTCCTTTTACAGCACCGTCGACGGGCACTCTCCGGGCAAGCCGACGGATGGCGCCCTGCTCGACGCGGACTATTGGTGCGACAATCTCTGCCGCCCGGTCAGATTCTCGGACGCGGTCGCCGCCCTCGCCTCACAGGATCCGACGCTCTCCCACCCGTCCTTCCTCGAATGCAGCCCCCACCCCGTGCTGTCGCCATTGATCGAGCAATGCGCGGGAGACGGCGCGGCGGCGATCTCCACCCTTCAGCGTGGGCGCCCCAGCCATGACTGCCTGGCCGAAGCGGCGGCACGGCTCTATGTCGCGGGACATCGGCCCGACTGGGCGGCTCTGTATCCCGATGCCGGGGTCGTCGATCTGCCGACCTATCCATTCGAACGGCGGCGGTTCTGGATCGATGCGGAGAATGGCGCCGACGTGGCGGCGGCCGGGCAGCGTGTCGCAAATCACCGGTTCCTTTCGGCGGTCATCGACCTGCCCGACGACCAGGGCATGCTGGCAACCGGGACGATCGGCCTGGCGGCCAACCCATGGCTGGCCGATCACGCCGCGGCGGGCGTGGTGATCCTGCCGGCCATGGCCTACCTCGACATCGTGTTCCAAGGCGCGATACTCGCGGGGGGCGGGCCGATCGCGGAATTGACCATACCCGCGCCGATGCGGCTGGCTCCGGAGGCAACGCAGGAATTGCGATTGAGGATCGGGCGGACGGAAGCCGACGGCGGTCGCCCGTTTCTGCTCCATGCCCGTCCGTCCGGCGGACAGGACAAGGAGCAGACCGCCTGGACGCTTCATGCCAGCGGCCATCTGGCCGCACCCGGTGATCCCACGACCGCCGCGACCTTGGACGTCTGGCCACCGCAAGGCGCGGAGGCGTTGGACATAGCGGCTCTGCGCACCCGCCTCGACGCGGCCGGCTATGGATATGGGCCGGCCTTCCGCGGACTCGAGCGCGCCTGGCGGCGCGGCACCGAGACGTTCGTCGAGGCCAATCTGCCGGAGGGGCTGTCGGCGGCGGATCATCTCGTCCACCCGGCGTTGCTGGACACCGCGCTGCATCCGATCGCGGTGCGGTCATCGGCGGAACCGGAGTCGCTTCGCTTGCCGTTCTCGATCTCCGGCGCGCGGTGCCGGGGACGCTGCGGCAACCAACTGAGGGCGCGCCTCCGCGAGACCGACGCCGGTGCGATCGAGGTCGTCGCATTCGACGCCGATGGCGTCGCGGTGGTCGAAATCGGCGGGCTGATCCTACGCGAGGTGAACGCCGACGGCTTGCGACGGCTTGCGGCGCCGACTCCCGGACAGGATGATCTACTGGAGATGGTCTGGACACCGCTCCAGCCCGATGGCGCGCCGTCCCTTCCAGCGACTGCGGTGGTCGGGACCGCCGGAATCGGATCGGCGCTGAGCGTGTTTCCACACCATGCCGACTTTCAGGCACTGGGCATGGCGGTCGCCGACGGTGCCGCTTGCCCGGATCTGGTCGTTTGGGAGGTCGACGCGACCGAACGGCCTGAGGACGGGCGGACACCGGCGACGCAGGCCCGGCTGGCGTGCGTGGCGGTGGTGGCGGCTCTGCAAGGCTGGCTGGCGGACGACCGCCTGTCGCAAACCCGCCTGCTGGCCGTGACCCGGCGGGCCGTGGCGGTGGAGCGCGACGAGGCGGTCGACATGGTCGCCGCGGCGACATGGCAATTGCTGCACAGCGCGCAGACTGAAAATCCCGAGCGTCTGATCCTGCTCGACGTCGACGCACCGCTCGCCAGCGGGGAGCCGGTCGCAAGACTCTGGAAGTCGGGCTGCGGCCAAGCGGCGCTGCGTGGCGGCACCCTGTCCCGTCCGTCGTTGCGCCGGATCGCCACCCAGCTGGCATTGCCGCGAACCTCGCACTGGCGGCTCGATGTCGACCCATCGCTGGGCCTTGACGGCCTCATGATCCGCGAGGCGCCCGAGGCGGCACGCCCACTCGCCGCCGGGGAGATCCGCATCGATGTTCGGGCCGCCGGCTTGAATTTCTACGACACCGTCTACGCACTCGGCCTGATTCCGCTGCAACAGGCTTTTGGCGCCGAGGCGGCCGGTCTGGTGGTGGAGATCGGCCCCGGAGTGACCCGGATGGCCGTGGGCGACCGCGTGATGGTCATGGCGGAGGGCGCCTATGGTCCCGTTCTCGTCGCCGACCAGCGTTTGGCGATCCGGATCGACGACCGCTGGACCTTCGCCGAGGCCGCGGCGATCCCGGCCGCGTTCGTCACCGCGTATCGCGCGATCACCGAGGTGGCGCAGGCGCGGGCCGGCGAAAGGATCCTGATCCATGCCGGCGCCGGCGGTGTCGGTCAGGCCGCGATCCAGATCGCACGCCACCTCGGGCTCGAGATCTTCGCAACCGCCCACCCCTCGAAATGGTCGGTCCTCAAGTCGCTCGGTCTGCGGGACGATCATATCGCGAGTTCCCGCAACCTGGATTTCGCAGCGGCCTTCCGCGCGGCGACGGGTGGAGCGGGCATGGACGTGGTGCTCAATTCACTCGCCGGCGATTTCACCGACGCCACGCTTGACCTGACGGCAGAGGGGGGGCGGATCGTCGAGCTCGGCAAGTCGGACATCCGGTCGGCGGACGATCTCGCCCGCAGCCACCCCCATCTCTCGTATCGCCACCTCGATGGCCGCGGGGTTTTCGAGCCGGATCGGACAGCCGAGGTGCTCGACGCCTTGTGGTCGATGTTCGAGGCGGGCGCGATCGGTCCCCTGCCGGTCGTCGCCTATGACGTGCGCGAGGCGAAGGCCGCCTTCCGCCTGATGCAGTTCGGCCGGCACACCGGCAAGATCGTGCTGACGATCCCGCGGGGTCTCGATCCGGCCGGTTCGGTGCTGATCACCGGTGCGACAGGCACGCTGGGCGCCCTGCTGGCGCGGCATCTGGTCGAACGGCACAATGTCCGCTCGCTGGTGTTGGCGAGCCGCACCGGCCCGGCGGCGGATGGTGCCGATCTGCTGCGGCGCGATCTGGAGGCGATGGGCGCCAATGTGAGGATCGAAGCCTGCGATGTGGCCGATCCCGCGTCGCTGGGGCGCCTGCTCGAACAGGTGCCGCCCACCCACCCGCTCACCGCGGTCTTCCACGCCGCCGGCGCCTTGGCGGACGCAACCATCGGCCGCTTGACACCGCAGAATTTCGAGGATGTCTTCCGTCCCAAAGCCGATGCGGCATGGCTTCTGCACGAGATGACGCGCGGAGCGGATCTTGCCGCCTTCGTGATGTACTCATCGACGGCGGGGACGCTCGGGAATCCGGGTCAGGGCAATTACGCCGCGGCCAACGCCTTCCTCGACGCGCTCGCCAGAACGCGGCGGCGGGCCGGTCTCGCCGGCCTCGCCGCCGGCTGGGGCTGGTGGCAACCGAAGTCCGGCATGCTCCGCTCGGAAGGGACGGCCGACGACGCGCGGATCGCCCGGTCTGGACTGGCGCCGATTTCCGCAGACCATGGGACGGCCCTGCTGGATGCAATGCTGGCCTTGCCGCATGCCGCCGTCCTTGCTTCACCGGTCGATTTGGAAAGATTGCGGGCCAATGCCCGGCTGGGCTCGATCCACCCGCTGTTCGCGGCGCTGGCCGGCGCGACCGGAACCGGGGACGCGGCTTTGGCCGCAGGAGCCGGGGCGCTGCGGGCGCGGCTGGCCGGGAAATCGCGGAAGAGGCAGCTGGACCAGTTGCGCGATCTGGTCCGCGAGCATGCGGCGTCGATCCTCGGGCTGACGGATCCGGCTTCGAGCCTGGGCGACACGCCGTTCCGCGATGCCGGGCTGGATTCTCTCATGGCCCTCGAACTGCGCAATCGCCTGAGCTGGTCGACCGGGCTGAGGCTTCCGGCGACACTGGTCTACGATCTGCCGACCCCCTTGCTGCTGGCGGAGCATCTGAGGACCGCGCTGTTCCCGGCCGGAGACACCGGCAAGGCCGCCGAACGGCCCTCGGGCATCGATGAGGACGCCCGTCTGCGTGAGATTCTGGGAAGCTTGACGACGGGCCGTCTGCGCGCGGCCGGCCTGCTCGAACCGCTGCTGCGGCTGGCCGGCATGGAGGACGGCACGCCGCCGCCGGCCGAAACTCCGTCCGAGACGAAGATCCGTGCGGCCAGCGTCGATGAACTGCTCGATCTGGCCCGGATGCAGGAGGAGATCGAATGA